AGAATTGCTGCATAATAATATCTCAGGAATTTTTTTGGAAAGAAGCTGAAAACTCTGATTGTGTTGGCCAAAGTGAACCCATTAGGTGATCTTGATTTCAATCTCCAAGGCTTTGTTAATATGGAGAATTATCTTTGGACTCCTCAGAATGTGAAATTGTGGATATGGTGtgccaaaactttaaaaataaatactgtcaGTGACATTGTCATGGTGGGAGGTTTTTGCAGATATGGTAGTTACACTTTCTCATTTAGGTACTTTGATAGTTTTGACTGACTTTCCAGCCTTTGTAACTTCTAGAGCCAGTCCTAGTAGTTTGATTTTGTTCTGTTCACTTAACCTTAAAGAGTAATTTGGACACCACAGCTGGACTGGTCGTGCTTCCAGATGTGGTAAAATCAGTGATAAAGAGCACAAGTTTCTGGCTAGCATTTTAGAACTAGCCAGTAACTGGCATTTTGTGATTTAAGCAACTTATCATTTCCaaaccttagtttccttatctcgAAAATGATTCATCTGTCATGATTGTTGTAAAGATTGAAGCCATGTATAGTTTGGCCTAGTAAGGTCACAATAAGTGGTAACTATAACGATTAATCAAAGAACAAACTGCCATCATTGATCTTGCCTAATGTGGTTTACATGCCAACCTTTCCTGCTTTTGTAGTAATCACCTAGACTTTGAGCTGGCAGCATAGTGCTTCTGCGGTTCTTCACACATATGGAACATGGAAGTATCTGACTGCAGGTACATCTGGGTGAACAGGCACCCTCTAACTAACTCCTTCACTGCTTCACACAGTCCCTCCGCCGCCCACTAAAGCTGCCAGCAGTGGAAGAAGGTACACTTCCCAGAGAGAGGGCAGGTTTTTGTCAAGGATCTCCAAGTAGCCGTGCTTCCATTAGGGCCATCAAACAAGGTTTCAAGGTCCTTTAAGTGTCTGTTAACTGAACACCTTGTTTCTATTCATGGAAAAAATACCAGTCAGGAAAATGATGAGGCAGAGATCAGAGAAAACAGTCtgtatttaatatgtaaatgTACCAATTCTATTCAGTTTCTGCCCACATTTGAGTGCTTCCTAAGAGGTTAGTACATTGAGTTCTCATAAAAAGCTTAAGCGTAGGTACTCATTACGTGATTCAAATGAGTAAATTGAGACTTAGAAAGGTTACGTGACCTTTCCACAGCTACCCACCTAGTGGTAAATGGAGCCTCATTTTGAACCAGGTTCTGCTGACTGAATGGGAGGCACTGAATGGGATGCACCATCAAGCAAGTTTTTCAGCgctgctcaaagtgtggtccttagACCAGTGCCTGGACCGTAAGTTACTAACAAACACCGTATGTTCTGGTCTGTGAGGAGGTACTCTTAAAGCAACTTGTTGGACTAATTTTGTTTCTGTtgaatctgattaaaaaaaaaaaaaaaaacgggggcttgtactttacttttatttcatttgtctAGGAATTTATTATTGTCTTCTTCAAAACTATAGGCACTAAAACGCagtctaaaaataaaaaccccGCCCTTCAGCACAGATAGCTTAAGAAGAACTGCACCATTATGATGACGCCTGCTGCACGGAGGACGTCTCACCCTCGAGCACAGGGAGAACTGGCTTTCACTGCCTACAGTTTAGCCTTGTCTACTCACGTTAATAGCGCCAATCAATCATTCCGGATTACTTTAGCCTCTTTAACCTGCTAGTTGTCTTCAAAATATGTCACAAGAAAACTTGGATCTTTGCACTAGCACCATCTAGTGGCTAAAATCGGGCAATGCCAACCTCTACGGATTCTCAGGAAAATTGCTCTGAAAAAACAGTGTTTGGGATTTCCAGAACTGCATTGGGGTAACAAGCAGAAACTCCTATGCCAAGTTTGTATTAACTGTCAATCACAGAACTTGGTTCCACGGCAACGACAAATGAGGACATCGTACATGGAACTTGAATATTAAAGCAAGAATCTACTAGTTACATTAAAAAGCATTCATGATTTTCCACTGCTCCTAAGAATACTGGTAAGTGAAGAAATTCTACTGAGAATTTGACATATAGACTCAGGATACTATAACAAACAGTGTGTAGCATTCGTATAAGTAGGTACTTACTAAGAATTTATCAAACCTATCAACTATACTTACAAGTTGAAGTAGGGCTTTGAAGCAGAGATGATTCaggaaaaagcttttaaaatggtAGCTGGAAAACCAAAACACAAGCCAGGCAGGAATTTGCCAATTAAATTTTGCAGTCCTTTGAACTTCTATATAACTAACTTAAATGTGATTTCTGTTTTTCTCGTTAAGTTGTAAATGTATAAAATTTCCTCTACGAGAAACCATTAGTTGAAGTCTAAGTTATATTAGGGCTTTAGAATAATCTTATTAATAACTTATTAATTCTGGCTCCATATTAGGTAAGTATACCCACAGTGTGTCATCATTTGTAGGTACAGGAAAATAGGCAAAAGGTGAAAATAACTCTTAAACTGTAAATATTTGGAACCCTCAATCAATACTGGCTCCTTattagaaatcagaaaaataaacaaaagtctTAGGAAGTCTCATCCAGTTTTATAATCTGCTCTGGTGACACTTAACGAATTCTCTAGGAGtgtatttatttcctttaagacgacttttttttttttaaagaaattgttgGTATGTTACAGAAACAGCAACGTTCCCAAACCCCACACACGCTTTTCCCCCTCACAGCAAATCAGTTGGCCAAAGTTTGTTTCCAGCATCTTCCTCATATTTACCCTTTATTGTCCAAATAGCATCCTGCTCCTTAAACCTACATTTTCTCTCCCCTATTTAAAACAAGATAGCATGTTAATCATATATTCTTTTACTGGACTGATTGATTATTCTAAGGATAAGCTCTTAATTCACTTTGGAGTAAAAGgctttgtgttcttttttatgtatcatatgatatgtcctttttttaaaaggaaagttgggtATCAGCAAGTAGATAAAATTTTTCTGGCTGCTTGGTAACATTTAAAAACCAGCCCCACAGATAAACTGAGCTGGAATCTGTGCAAAGATTGTGCCCAGCTGTGTATGGGGTAGAGATTACAGCTTATTAAAGGACCTAGTTCAGGCCTGGGCCGCCTTCATACCAACCCTTCCCTTCTATCCTAAGCTTttccataaatataaaaaattctcCTTTGATTGCAGTAAATTGACCTAATCTTTAGTCATGCCTTTTTACCGATAATATTGTTAATAAAATAGCCCAGATTAAGATTACCAAGGTAAACTGAAGTTATTTTGTGGAAGCTGgagatgaaaataatttcaatagTTTAAAAACTATTCTGATTGTATGGATTTATATAAAGGTGTTTCTCTCTAAAAATGCTAGCTGGTTTCAAGGATCCTGACTAAGAATTCTATTTCTAAacaatctgttttttaaattcttattctAAATGCCTAATCTTGTATCTTCAAAAAAGCCACTCtatcataaatatttaatattaaacattACATCCATCAGATATGGATTTGAAACTAAAACCATAAATCTGTAAGTTTAACTTGTTTTAAAGTCAAATAAGTACATTTGTTAGGgtcgttttaaaaaataatacaacagCATTAGTCACTATCTTTATTCTAAAATTGATAAAAGCATTTAACATATACTTTGTAAACAAATTAAGTGCTATGCATTTTGCTTAAGAAGTGACTTAAAGTTTTTCAAGCATTATATAATTCAATTTGTGCAGAAAGTAAATTTCCAAATAAAGCTTTGGTTAGTAGAACTGATTACATACTGTCAAATCCATTTTCCAAagttgttcaaagaaaaaagcttCATCCACTAACACAGGTATGTCTTGTACAAAGTTTTTCACTGTTTAGTAAGAGGGATGAATATTACAATAAttgcttttgatttccatgtctgGACCAgccttttttcttctcatttatgtGCTCAGAATACCATCACTTTTGAAAGCATAAATTATGCAGAAAATCACCTTTTTACTTGATTCTTAGGAAggtaatctatttaaaaaatagattagaCCCGTAAGACTGTTAGCTTCCATATCTACCAAGATGCTTTCTAAGTTTCAAGCACTAATATATCCCACTGGGGGTAAATCACTTCTAATTTCCCTTAGGAGGGTAATATCTACTAGCACTAGGGCTCAGAATCGAGTTTAtataatatctaaaaaaaaactaaatatagccCCAAACTTAATATTTTTACAGTTTCTACAACGTATGGATTACCTTTATTCatatgaaagtaataaaaatgctgCCTAACTTAAATAATACATCAGTTTAACCAAATTAACAATCACAAAACTGCAgacatttttctattaaaattttccAGTCCACTGAGCAATATGTACTCAAAAATATGATTACGAACTTAAATATATGCTCTTTTAAATTTACTGTTTATGCTGAACTGTACATTGGTGCTTTtatgatttttgaaaattatacttacATAACTATATAAttccaaaatgtaaaaataaaccaTCACTAAAATTCACTGGAGACTAATATTCTTTCATGGAAACaacttataaacattttaaagttctacctttaattatttcaattgggctttttaaaatagataaacttctcatttcaattattgtgtaATACTTCAAAACTAGTTTAAACaaagataaacccaagaagaactCGTATAAGCATTCCTTACTTTACGTATGATGCCCCAAGTGCCACATACATAGTAATGTAtcacagaaaagaatatatatggttTAGCAGATTATAGAGCAATCCTAAAAGTTTATACAAAGCTAAAACTGCCTCCCTTCTAGTccactcattttcttttaatttgatcTTGGCTCTATTTATTATCTTTCTATAATAACCACTGTGTgacatttatcagtttttttaagTGTTCCAATTAATTGTACATACTTCTTTAAACAGCTTTGTAACATTTTAGAACATTCAACCAAACTTTTTCATTAGATACAATATATCCTACATTTTTCTCACAAAATGCTCACTTTCCTGAGCTATATTAAACACCTTATAACaggtgtatgtataactgaagacCCTAAAATGtcaagtttacatttttaaaaaatgcatagagAACATAACATTTTGGAAAACCTATTAGTACTCACTTATTAGATATTacaatatatatgttttgtttccttcagactGTAAAATGTTTAATCTTTATTACTGGTTATTACTTTCAGATCTGAATcacttttttaattttctgagattTAACTGCTATTAGGCTAAAGAAATAGATGAAGTTTTCTGACCAAAACTGGTCCATGAGTCTTCCAAAAAACAATCCTTATATACTCAATGAAGATATCAAATTTCTGCGCCACAAAATAGTAGAATTATATCAGACCTACGGGAGATAAACTTTTATTATAATACGATATGCTTAAAATTAAGGTGCTATTATTCATCATGCCCTATGTCATCTTGTCTTTACCAAGTGGGCATCATGTCTGGAAACCACACTCTACCAAGATGCTTAGACACTTCCCAGTGAATCTGCTCCAAACTATACTTTTGGTCAGGAATTAATACTTCTTCCATAATGGATAACTGAGACAGGCGGCCACCACACATCTTCACAAACTCAACGAAGGCACTGCATGAGACTTCGCATTCCCCTAGTCCAATAGCCGACAGATTTTTGCAACGTTCTGCAATGCGAATTAACTCTTCATCAAGTGGCCGTAATCCATTAGCACACACTACTAGCTCAACTAGTCTAGGGCATGTCATTCCCACACGGCCAAGCACATCTTTGCTTACTGATCTCCCAAAGTAAAGATGGGTGGCAGGTATTTCATACCGAAAGAACGGATCAAATTCCTcttcatataaaaaaaaatacattactaaGTTCACTTTGGGTGAATGTCTGATGAAAGCATCCCAGCTGCTCTTCTGAATAGCATGGAAGTGTGTCTGTCCAGGATTCTCACTGACCACGTCAATGCGCAAATGTTCTAATCGAACGTGTTTTTCAGAAGATAGAGCAAGCAGCAACTCATCGCTTAGCAAGTGGTAGTTCAGGGCCAGTTCACGTAAGCCATGACACCGATCCGCCACACAAAGGACACCTTGGAAGAAAGAAGACCCAATTATTTATAAAGTTTTCTACAAGTCCACCATCTCCAATAATTTGATCAAGTACATGGCCTACAATAAAATTTTACCACGCTTCACTTACCACAGAGCTATACAATTTAAAATCTAGTTGTACTGACTAAACCAGCAGGAAgtcacacacatttaaaaatctattaccAATTCTGTCCATAAGAAAATGAGACCAATTCTAAATCCGATACCTTAAAAGAAATGAAGCTCACTTACCAACTCAGAAAAATCATAAATTATTcactatcatttaaaaatataccatgACTAAATAAGACTTATCCCAGTAATGCagtgtcatattttttaaaaaactgatgacTAACACTAAGTTTATAGGTTAagcaagaaaaatcacatgatcagtGTGACAGAGGCTAAAAGACatttttttgaaattcaaaatctaatcttaatgaaaaaaaataaggtaaaaccAGATAAAATGTGATTTATGTAACTAaataagacatttgaaaaattaaaaaaaaaagatttccatcAAATGAGCAAAGAGTTTAACTGCTAATAATAATGTTAACAAGCCTGTcaaatttctaagaaaaaaataccGAGATATCAACTAGATAGATGAATCAAAAGATAACTGCTCAATTCACATTAATGGAAATATACATTATGAGTTTTAAAGCTCTAACGTTCTCAGAAAGCAATTCCTTATATGGTTCCTTATACTTCGGGCACTATGCTTCAAAACTGCCCAAAACCCCTAGCGCAGGAGCAGGTTTTACCAAAGGTCAGTATCTGATCTCCAAAGTGGTCTAGTGTAAGAACTCTGCCCCAAACAGACACACCCTGATACTACTTGATAAATGACCCACTCAAActatttcttttctgtgtttaGAAACAAGGATAGGAACAACAAAACAGACATCGTATTATCTACTATTTATCGTACAAGTATGATATGTTAGGTTCTAGATATGTTATCCCACAAATActcaaaaaaaatctagaaaaataagtGTCTTTTCTAGTTTGAAGTTGAGTCAGCTAGCTAAAGATAGCAAAGCTGGAATTCAAACACAGACTGAGTGACTCTTAAGTGCATGTGTTCACCTACTGCCTAAGAAGTAACAAGACAGAGGTCACCAATAAGCCAAAGCTTTATACAGCTGTGGGAGGAGAATATATGCAACAGAATCAATGACGTGATAAACTGAATCACCAGTTTAAGACAGTCACCAGAAGAGGGAGTAAAAGACATCTGTGCTTCACTATTCAGCCACTGCAAAATTTCTCTTCTCCACAAGGTATGGATATACTTTGAAATAAACCCTGATCACCCAAGGTAACCTGGACACATCTCTGTTCTTCGCAATCTCATAAAGCctgatataaaaaaaataaacacatgggaaatGGCAACCAAAGACGCAAATAAAAGAAACTTTGAGGTATCATTTAATAACTACTAAAACAGTTGTGGCAGGCATAATTCTAAAAGTTGTCCTCAAGATTCCATGCCCTAACCTCCAGAACCTGGGAATGTGATAAGATGATCACTCCCAAGATTTTTGTTATGCTATAGACAGCACAGTTAGCTTTAAAGTATGATTAGCCAGGCGATCCTAacctaatcacatgagccctaTAAACGCAGTTTTCTCTGGCTGGTtgcagaagaggaagtcagaTTCAGAGCTTCTCTAGCGAGAAGCCTGCTGAGCCATGCCTCTAGCTCTGACCTAAAGAACTAGGATGCTAATAAATGGGTGATGGTTAAAGCTACTAAATTTGTAGCTGTTGGTTATGCAGCAGTAGAAAACACACAGTTACAAGTGCTTAAATACTTAACACGAAATAGTGACAAAGATAAAACCGGTAAActattacaactcaataatacaaAGACAAGTAACCTAATTAAAACATaggcaaagaatctgaatagacatctctccaaggaagatataccagtgatcaataagcacatgaaaagacatctGAGTCTTCAAGaacatacaaatcaaaaccacaagataccaGTTTACATTCACTGGGacggctataatcaaaaagacaaataagtgttgatgaggatgtgaaaAAGTTGGAGCCCTCGAACACTgctagtggaaatgtaaaatgatgcagctgctttggaaaacagtctagcagttcctcaaatggttaaacagAGTTACTACATGATTCCGCAATTCTAATCCTTgttatacacccaagagaaattaaagtgtccacacaaaaacttgcatataaattttcatagcattattcataatcgtcaaaaggtagaaacaacccaaatattcatcaactGATCAACAGAAAAATGTGGTATTAtccataaatggaatattatttggcaataagaagaaaagaaatactgatacatgctacaacatggatgaaccttgaaaacatcacactaagtgaaagaagccagtcacaaaggaccacatacgattccatttacatgaaatgtccaaaataggtacATCTACAGAGacagtagattagtgattgcgtAGGGCTGGTTGGAATGAGGGTTTTGGGGGGTGACAGCTAAGAGGTACATGGGACCTTTTGGGGATAGTAAAAGTGTTCTGAAATTCACTGTAGTGATGGATGCACTACTCTGTCAATACACTAAAAGTCAATACACTGTAAACTGtatgatatatgaattatatctcagtaaagctgttacaAAACTGGTACAGAAATCCATTGGTGGTGGTGTataaactcatacaactcatgtTGGAAAAAAACACAGCAAGAAGCACTAAAAAAATctaaaccctttgacctagcTCTTCCACTTCTTAATAATTTGtccaaaagaagaaattaacagaaGCAAACTATATGCTAAagtagttcattttttaaatcacagcaaATAGTAGAAACAAGTTAAGTGTTCAACTGTAAAAAGAACTATGAGGCAAATGTTGGCCTATCAACAAGACGGAAAACTAAGTAGCTAAATGTTTTGTTAGTTCAGCTGATAATTAATGAGTGTCTTATATGTTAACAACTGGTGCTAGGATGGTAAAGAGTCAACAGAAACAAGACATCCTTATCCTAACAGAAGCCAGCAGATAATTAAACAAGAATGCTCTGGGAGTCACAGCAAGGAAATCAGGGAAGAATTTCCAGAACTAACACAGACCTACAGAATTTAGAAGGATCAAGCTAGGGCAAAAGGCgagcagagaaggaaagagaacagTATTTCTGTGCGAATACTCAGACATGGACGAAAACACAAGCACTGTAAGAAATGAAGGGAGCTCAACATACAGTATGTAAGTAAGAGAATATCTTAAAGGCCGAAATCCAATAGACAGGCAAGAACCAGATCATATGGGACCTTGTCAGCCTCAGTAAGGAGTCTGGATCTTACCTAAAGCATAGTGAGAAGTTTTGAAGGgaattggagggaaaaaaatcagatttataTGTTAGAAAGATTACTCTGGCTATACCATGGAAATCAAATTAGAGAAGAGCAAGGCTGCAAGTTAGGAAATCAGTTAAGAGGGTACTCACAAAGATTACAGGGCTAGATTAGAGTGGACATGAAGAAAGGTAGAGTGTATTAGTTTCAGCTGcttaacagaataccacagactgggtggcttaaaccataaacatttatttctcacagttctggaggctggaagtccaagatcgggTGCCAGCaaggttgggttctggtgagagccagAACTCTTTCtggcttcttgctgtgtcttcacatggcagaaagagagatcagatcatctttcctatcccttcttagaagggcactaatcccatttatgaggatTTCTCCCTTATGACCTAAATACCTCCCAACCCACTTTCAAACACTGGGgagtagggcttcaacatgtgaactgGGGCAGTGGGTGAGGGGTGGAGGAGAACAACACCAACATTCAGTAAATAGCATAGAGATTCAAAGCATGTATCAGTGATGGAGTCACTAGACCTCAGTGACTAAAGGGATGTAGAAAGTAAGGGTAGAAGAAATCAAGAATATCTGTTCGGTCCCTGGCAACCAAACAAGCAGTACCATTCACTGAGACAGTAAAAAGGGAGAAGCAAGAGATTTCAATAGGGGGAAAAGGAAGTTCATTATCTGACGTACCAGTGAGACATTCTAGAGGCACTAGGCCATCAGCAGCTCAACACATAGATCTGGAGTTCCAGAAACACTAAAAGTAGGAGGTGTTAACATATAGAACATAACTGAAGCCATTGATGAAGATGACACAGCCCAGAGTTTACAGAATAAAACAATAAAGGGCCCAGTACAGAACACAGTGAAACACCAAAATTTAAGGAATGAAAAGAGAAACTATCAGAGGAAACACAGTAGGAACaatcagagaggaaggaggaaaatcaAGTCACTACTGTCAAATGGTGCTTACAGGTCCAGTAATAAGACAATTATAAGGACTATATGAAATGGGAAAAATGTTTTGATAAAAATtgaactgagggcttccctggtggtgcagtgggggagaatccgcctgccaatgcaggggacacgggttcgagccctggtccgggaggatcccacatgccgcagagcaactaagcccgtgcgccacaactactgagcctgcgctgtagagtctgtgagccgcaactgctgaggtcacacgcctagagcccgtgctccgcaacaggagaagccaccgcagtaagaggcccgcgcaccgcaacggacaGTGgaccccgttcgccgcaactggagaaagcccgcgcacagcaacgaagacccaacacggccaaaaataaataaataaagtaaataaattaaaaaaaaaaaaaaattgaactgaaAAACTGTTCAGTGAAGAAAAAGGCATAGAAAATTGCCCTTAATTACAACTTAGAGAAAGAAACTatctaaatatacaaaatatggatggaaaaaaaaatacacaagtgttaaattttaaattaaatcctGTGTTTATACtcttaaattaaaaagtattacaggtgctctttctcttcccttcccaacaACTAATCCAAACGCCATTAAAGCTCAGTAAGACCAAGCAAGCTTATACTATATTATGAGCattgatatgtatatttaataaaaataaatgagcatgaGATGTACCAGGATAAAGAGAATAATGAGCTCAGTTTCACAGAGGAACCAGAGACCCAAAGGTTCTCATACAGGGTGGTAAGCGCTACAAGCTATGTTGAGAATGCTATGGAAACAGCAAGTGGGGCTTCTAAACCAGACGGGAGGAGGAAGAAACTGGAACAGCTGAACTAAATTTTGAAGGCTGGACTGGAGTTAGCCAGgtgaagaagtgaaaaaaaaatttttttagaggcATTCTCCAAGGTACAGTGTActgaccacacacacatacaaagaacTGTTGTTACACAGGGCTCATATAAAAGCTACACGTGAGTAAAACGCAAACAAGATTAAAGAGAGAGGTGGGGGTCAGGATACAAAGATTTTTGTACACTATGAAGCTATGAAGTATAGCCCATACTCTCATAGGAACCTATATACGGCAGACAGTAAAATGTGACCAAGGTCACATAAGGAGCTGCCAATGCCCAATCTTCTTAACTTCTGTTTTATTTGGATTATCACCTTCAATGATAATCTAGAAGCGGCAGAAAAAGATAGGAAAACACTGCAACAGACCTCACCATTCCCATCACCAGACTCTCCGTGTGGGAGACATGGGAGGATAGAAAGTAAT
This portion of the Eschrichtius robustus isolate mEscRob2 chromosome 18, mEscRob2.pri, whole genome shotgun sequence genome encodes:
- the FBXL3 gene encoding F-box/LRR-repeat protein 3, which produces MKRGGGRDSDHNSSEEGTAEKSKKLRTTNEHSQTCDWGNLLQDIILQVFKYLPLLDRAHASQVCRNWNQVFHMPDLWRCFEFELNQPATSYLKATHPELIKQIIKRHSNHLQYVSFKVDSSKESAEAACDILSQLVNCSLKTLGLISTARPSFMDLPKPHFISALTVVFVNSKSLSSLKIDDTPVDDPSLKVLVANNSDTLKLLKMSSCPHVSPAGVLCVADRCHGLRELALNYHLLSDELLLALSSEKHVRLEHLRIDVVSENPGQTHFHAIQKSSWDAFIRHSPKVNLVMYFFLYEEEFDPFFRYEIPATHLYFGRSVSKDVLGRVGMTCPRLVELVVCANGLRPLDEELIRIAERCKNLSAIGLGECEVSCSAFVEFVKMCGGRLSQLSIMEEVLIPDQKYSLEQIHWEVSKHLGRVWFPDMMPTW